The sequence below is a genomic window from Phormidium ambiguum IAM M-71.
GATACCATCCCAGAGATTGTTTTGCTTTAGCAGGTTCAATCAAGTGTAATTTTATACCTATATAGTTAGTAGGCATCTCAAAAATACGTTTTGGGAAGCTATAGCAAATATACAACTCGATTTCTGAGAGCGATCGCATCTGCTACTAGGGGTAAAAGTTCCCAACTCGCTCAACCAAAACGCCCCGATACATATTCCTGCGTGGCTTCTTTAGTTGGACTTTGAAAAATAATATCAGTTTGGTCGTATTCTATCAGCGTGCCAGTAGATACTCTGGCTCCTGCTTGCCGTTTCACATTAAAAAAAGCGGTCATATCGGAAACTCGTAAAGCCTGCTGCATATTGTGGGTGACAATTACAATTGTGTATTTTTTCTTGAGTTCCGAAATTAAATCTTCAATCCGCCCAGTCGCTATCGGATCTAAAGCCGAGCAAGGTTCGTCCATCAAAATTACCTCTGGTTCCACTGCCAAGGTGCGGGCTATACACAACCGTTGCTGTTGACCACCTGAAAGGGCTAGAGCGCTTTTTTTCAGTCGATCTTTGACTTCATCCCAAACAGCAGCTTGACGGAGCGATCGCTCAACCAGTTCATCCAAATCTCCTTTGTAGCCATTAATTCGCGCACCGAAAGCTATATTATCGTAGATAGATTTGGGAAAAAGATTTGGCTTTTGGAATACCATGCCAATGCGTCGCCGAACTTGTACAGGGTCTATTTTTGGGTGATAAATATTGCAGCTATGGAACAGTATTTCGCCTTCTAAACGTGCATTTGATACTAAATCATTCAGGCGATTAAAACACCGCAATAGAGTACTTTTACCACATCCAGAAGGGCCGATAAAAGCAGTCACTTTATTTTGGAAAATGGGAAATTTAACATCC
It includes:
- the pstB gene encoding phosphate ABC transporter ATP-binding protein PstB; this translates as MKTDLRQKKVFSAVNSLNTERKIILQAQIEAFRYGSFVALQDVKFPIFQNKVTAFIGPSGCGKSTLLRCFNRLNDLVSNARLEGEILFHSCNIYHPKIDPVQVRRRIGMVFQKPNLFPKSIYDNIAFGARINGYKGDLDELVERSLRQAAVWDEVKDRLKKSALALSGGQQQRLCIARTLAVEPEVILMDEPCSALDPIATGRIEDLISELKKKYTIVIVTHNMQQALRVSDMTAFFNVKRQAGARVSTGTLIEYDQTDIIFQSPTKEATQEYVSGRFG